The genomic DNA TCAATCCCTTCCGCATTATACGAAATCAGCGGTACGATTTCAATGTCAGAAACGATTTTCACTTGGCAAAATTTGATCATGATCGTTGTTCTGATCATTTTGTCAGTTGGAATTGCTTTTTTATCTGCCCCGAGTGAGGTGAAGGCGAAGACTGCCGAAATGGCTGGTATTGATTACGGTAAAATGGAAACTTCGGAAGTGAAATCCAGAGCTGAAAAGCCGGGAGAGTGGTTAGAATACAGTCCATTTTTAACCCTTGTTTTAGTTCTTATCGGTTCATTTTATATCATTCACACAATAAAAAATAAAGGACCGGTCTCTGCACTTGATCTTAATAATTATAATTTTATGTTTTTAATGTTAGGTTTGCTTTTGCATTGGACACCTAGAAACTTCTTGAATGCCGTCGCAAAATCGATTCCTGCAACTGGCGGTGTACTGATACAATTTCCTCTTTATGCAGGGATTTTCGGAGTTTTAATGAACTCAGGACTAACTGAAAAATTAGTGAAGTTCTTTCTATCCATCTCAACTGAAAATACATTTCCGATCATTGTCGGAATCTACTCAGCTCTTCTTGGGCTTTTTCTCCCATCAGGCGGAGGGAAGTGGATCGTTGAAGCTCCATACTTGCTTGAAACCGCAAAAGAATTACATGTCAACATGGCATGGGTTGTACAAGTATATAATGCGACAGAAGCTCTGCCCAACTTGATAAATCCTTTCTGGATGTTACCATTAATGGGTATCATGGGTGTTAAAGCAAGAGATCTTGCTGGATATTCTATTTTACAATTGATCTTCCATATTCCGGTTGTACTTTTCTTAGTTTGGATTTTGGCAAAAACATTGCCGTATGAACCACCGATCTTCCAATAATTCAATGAACAATATTAGTATATTAATACTGCAATATTTAATATCTTATTTTATCCTCCAATAAAATGTTTTAACCGGCTTCCCAAAAGGATAGCCGGTTTAGATTAAAGCTTTAGTTCTCCCATTCGAAGGAGCTCTACAACAGCTTGTGAACGCCCCTTAACACCAAGCTTTTGCATTGCATTTGAAATATGATTCCGAACCGTTTTTTCGCTTATAAATAATTCACTAGCTATTTCTTTAGTTGTTTTATCCTGTACTAACAGTTCGAATACTTCCCTTTCTCTTTTCGTGAGTAACGGTTTGTGCGTATATTCATTTTCCTTCAAGTATTGTAACCCTCCTTGCCTTCGCCAGCTATGAACCGCGGGGTGGGTATATATTTAGTCACCATATCATATGTGAATGAATGAAACAGAGTGACTATATTCGCTGAAAGGATGAGGGTTTTATGAAAAATGTGCAGAAGCTTATCCTCTTATCTTAAATTCCAGATGATCAGCAAGCAGTTTTCACATTTTCAAGGTACAATGTCTCATTTTAACTTATTGCACACAAAATAAGGCTGACCCATGAGAGCCTAGCTCTTATTTTGGATCAGCCTCTTGATTGTTAAACTTCGTCGCTTCCAAAGAAATTACGGAAGGCCTGGATTGTTGTATCACGGTTTAATGCTGCAATTGAAGTTGTTAAAGGTATGCCTTTAGGACATGATTGAACACAATTTTGTGAGTTACCGCAGTTAGCAAGACCTCCGTCTCCCATGATTGCCTCAAGGCGTTCTGCTTTGTTCATTGCGCCTGTTGGGTGGGCATTAAATAAGCGAACTTGCGATAATGGAGCAGGACCGATAAAGTTTGACTTGCTGTTTACATTTGGACATGCTTCAAGACAAACACCGCATGTCATACACTTAGATAACTCATATGCCCACTGGCGTTTTTTCTCCGGCATGCGCGGACCAGGTCCAAGGTCGTATGTGCCGTCAATTGGAATCCATGCTTTCACTTTCTTCAATGAATCAAACATGCGGCTCCGATCAATCTGTAAATCACGAATAACTGGAAATGTCCGCATTGGCTCAAGGCGGATCGGCTGTTCCAGCTGATCTATAAGAGCTGTACAGGATTGCCGCGGTTTTCCATTAATGACCATTGAGCAAGCTCCGCATACTTCTTCCAAACAGTTCATATCCCAAGTTACCGGTGTTGTTTTTTCGCCTTTGGCATTCACCGGGTTCCGGCGAATTTCCATTAAAGCGGATATAACATTCATATTCGGACGATAAGCAATTTCAAATTCTTCTTCGTAAGGGGCTGAATCAGGATTATCTTGGCGTGTGATGATGAAACGCACAGTTTTTGTTTTAGTCTCAGACATGCCTTATTGTTCCCCTTTCTTTTTCGAATAATCACGTTTACGAGGCTTGATCAAGGATACATCTACATCTTCGTAATGGAAAGCAGGCGCTGATTGTTCGTCAACAAACTTTGCCATCGTTGTTTTTAAGAAATTTTCATCATCACGTTCAGGGAACTCAGGCTTATAATGGGCTCCCCGGCTTTCATTACGGTTATATGCCCCTAATGTAATAACTCGTGCTAATTGCAGCATATTTTTCAGTTGTCTTGTAAAGACTGCACCTTGGTTGCTCCATTTAGCAGTGTCATTAATATTGATATTTTCATAACGCTCTAATAGCTCAACGATTTTCTCATCTGTTTTTAACAACTTATCATTGAAGCGGACAACGGTTACGTTATCAGTCATCCATTCACCAAGCTCTTTATGAAGTACGTAAGCGTTTTCTGTACCATCAAGAGACAAAATATGATTCCACTTTTCTTCTTCTTGCTTCACATATCGGTCAAATAATGAAGAAGAAATAGCATCAGAACTCTTTTCTAAACCGTTAATGTATCTGATCGCATTTGGTCCGGCAACCATACCGCCGTAAATCGCAGATAATAACGAGTTTGCTCCAAGGCGGTTTGCACCATGTTGTGAATAATCACACTCACCGGCTGCAAATAATCCTGGAATATTTGTCATTTGATCATAATCAACCCACAGACCGCCCATTGAATAGTGAACGGCAGGGAAAATTTTCATTGGCACTTTGCGAGGGTCTTCACCCATGAACTTTTCGTAGATTTCGATAATTCCACCTAGCTTAATGTCAAGTTCTTTTGGATCTTTATGGGAAAGATCGAGATATACCATGTTTTCTCCGTTGATTCCAAGTTTTAAATCAACGCATACATGGAAAATTTCCCTTGTTGCAATGTCACGCGGAACAAGGTTTCCGTATGCCGGATATTTTTCCTCAAGGAAATACCATGGCTTACCGTCCTTATAAGTCCATACACGTCCACCTTCACCGCGCGCAGATTCACTCATGAGGCGAAGCTTGTCATCCCCCGGGATCGCTGTCGGGTGGATTTGAATAAATTCCCCGTTCGCATAGTAAGCTCCTTGCTGATATACAATCGAAGCAGCTGAGCCGGTATTAATAACAGAGTTCGTTGATTTGCCGAAAATAATCCCCGGTCCGCCAGTTGCCATAATAACCGCATCCGCTGGAAATGCCTTAATTTCCATGCTAGTCAAATTTTGAGCTACAATTCCGCGGCAGATTCCTTCGTCATCTAAAACTACTCCAAGGAATTCCCATCCTTCATATTTCGTAACAAGACCTGCCACCTCATGCCTGCGTACCTGCTCATCCAATGCATAAAGCAGCTGCTGTCCAGTTGTTGCTCCTGCGTATGCTGTGCGGTGATGCAGTGTTCCCCCAAAACGGCGGAAATCCAATAATCCTTCCGGAGTACGGTTAAACATAACACCCATCCGGTCCATTAAATGAATAATCCCTGGCGCCGCTTCACACATCGCTTTTACCGGAGGTTGGTTAGCAAGGAAATCTCCTCCATAAACTGTATCGTCAAAATGTTTCCATGGAGAGTCGCCTTCTCCTTTTGTATTAACAGCTCCATTAATCCCACCCTGGGCACAAACAGAGTGAGAACGTTTAACCGGTACTAAAGAAAACAACTCTACCGGAGTTCCTGCTTCAGCAACTTTGATCGTTGCCATTAAGCCAGCCAGACCGCCGCCGACTACAATAATCTTTCCTTTACTCATTGAGGCTCACTCCTATTCGTAGTCCGTCCATTTTTCGTTCTATTATCCTGAGTCTTCTATTGAATAAATGCTGTAAGCGCACGAATTCCAACAATTGATAGAGCAACAAAGATTCCTAACGTTACATATGTTGAGATCTGTTGGGAACGAGGCGATACTGTAATTCCCCAGCTAACCAGGAATGACCATAATCCATTCGCGAAATGGAATATAGCAGAAATCACACCAATTAAATAAAACCAGAACATGAACGGAGATGATAAAATATTCTCCATCATCTGGAAGTTAACTTCTGCTCCTAAAGCTGCTGCAACGCGTGTTTCCCATACGTGCCATGTAACGAAAATAAGTGTAATGACCCCGGAAACGCGCTGGAGCAAAAACATCCAGTTCCGAAAAAATCCAAATCTACTTACATTATTTTTCGCAGTAAATGCAATATAAAGTCCGTAAATTGCATGATACAAAAGCGGTAAATAAATAACAAATATTTCGAGGAAAAGACGGAATGGCAGACTCTCCATAAAATGAGCAGCTCTGTTGAAAGATTCTTCTCCTCCAGTAGCAAAATGGTTTACTACAAGATGCTGTGTAAGGAATAGCCCCACCGGAATTACCCCGAGCAATGAATGAAGCCTGCGGTTAAAAAATTCTCGATTTCCTGCCACGAACTTATCCTCCTTGGTTTTTGACTGATGTTCAGGTTCTCTCTCCGCTCCCCTCTGTCGGAACACAACCTCATCATCATTGTATAAATATTTTTTACATTTATGTGACATGTTCATTTTACTCCCATCAACAAAGAGCGTCAAGAAAACGGATACAAAAATTCATTTAAAAAAATAAAATTTTTTTGAAATATATTGATATTATGAATATTATTTGCAGCATCTTTTATCTCTAAATTTTCGGATGAAAATTTAATTATATTAAAATAACAAAAAAATTATCTTTCACTTCTACTCTTTTTCTATAAATATGTGCTATTTTTGCATGTAAATTGTATATAATATATTCATAGAAAGAGGGGAGACCATTGAGTGAATTATCAGCGACAACGAAACCGACGGATACAGATTCTCCTGTTGTTTCTGCTTTCGGTTATGAATTAATACGAGATATTCTTCTGCCAGAGCTGCTTGGAAATGATGCACCCGAAATTTTGTATTGGGCTGGGAAACGATTGGCGAGGCAATTCCCGTTAGAAAATTTCGATGAAGTGTGCGTTTTTTTTCAGAAAGCAAGCTGGGGAACTCTGATAATAACAAATGAATCCAATAACGAACTTGAAGTAGAATTAACAGGCGGCTTAATTTCTCAAAGACTGCAGTCAAAAAAAGATATCTCTTTTCAGTTGGAAGCGGGATTTATTGCCCAGCAAATTGAACAGCAAAAAAAAGTAATTGCTGAAGCGTTTGAACACCCTCGTAAAAAGGGATCAAAGGTGCTAATAACGGTTAAGTGGGACAAAAAAGACGTCGTAAAGCCATGATTTATGGATAAAGGCTGACCCAAGACTAAGAGCCAGGCACTCTCAGTTACTAAATATTAAAAAACATGATTACTGTTTCTACAATATTTAGTAACTGCAAACGCGAGCCAGGACCTTATGGGTCAGCCTCAAGTTTTTCTTTATAATATAGGCGTTAGCGTTCCGATTTAACAGCGGATCCCGACAGTTCAAATGCTTGATGAAGCGCTTCTACTGCCTTGATCATCTGGCTTTCTTCAACAACCGTCGATACTTTTATTTCTGAAGTGCTGACCATTTTCACTTGGATTCCATTTAAAGCAAGCACTTCAAACATTTTAGCTGCGACTCCAGGGTTAGAGATCATTCCTGAACCGACAATCGATACTTTTGCTAATCCCGTTTCCGATTCAATCCCTTGGTAGTTAAGCAAATTTTTATTGTTTTCGAGGACGGCCATTGTTTCTTCTAAATCGTCGCTCTTTATGGAAAAAGATAAATTTGTTGTTTCAGCATCAGTTGCACTTTGGATGATGATATCAACATTAATGCGATTTTGAGCAAGTGTCGTAAAAATAGTAGATAAACTCGTTAATGAGTTTGGCAATCCAAAAACTGTTACTCGAGTGATTTCATCTTCAAAAGCTACTCCCCGGACAACAAGATTTTGTTCCATTGTTACTTCCTCCTCAATGATCGTCCCTTCTTCTCGTTCCATACTGGAGCGCACCTCCAAAGTAATTCCGTAATTTTTCGCAAATTCTACTGCTCTTGGATGAAGGACGCCCGCACCAAGATTCGCAAGTTCAAGCATTTCATCATATGAAATAGAAGCAAGCTTCCTAGCCGACTTTACATAGCGCGGATCTGTAGTAAAAACTCCAGTAACATCGGTGTAAATATCACATTTTTCGGCTTTCAAAGCCGCAGCAAGTGCTACAGCCGTAGTATCGGATCCGCCTCTCCCAAGAGTCGTAATTTCTCCGTGCTCATCAATACCTTGGAAGCCGGCAACTACGACAATTTTTCCTTCGTTTAGCTGTTTTTGAATTTTTTCGGTTTCGATATTTAATATTCTCGCGTTCCCAAAAACAGGTTCAGTTGTAATTCCTGCCTGCCATCCAGTATAGGAAATGGCCTCATAGCCTTTTTCATTCAATGCCATAGCCAAAAGCGAAATCGTCACTTGCTCTCCGGTTGTAAGAAGCATATCCATTTCGCGCTTTGGTGGATGTGCTGAAATTTGTTTTGCTAAATCGACAAGCTCATCTGTTGTCTTCCCCATTGCAGAAACAACCACAACAACGTCATTTCCGTTCTTTTTTTCTTCAATTACCCGATTGGCAACGTTTAAGATGCGCTCAACGGAGCCAACAGATGTTCCGCCAAACTTTTGGACAATTAATCCCACTTTTTTTCCCTTCTTTCTATGAAATTAATCAAAGAAGTGCCGCCATTTTATGTATAACTAGCTTTCTCAATGAAGCTGTTTTTAATTTAATAAAAAACAGCAATGAGAAAGCTACCTCATTGCTGTGGATAACGTAGTAAAATACGCAGACACAGTGAGATAGCTCTCCAAGGCGGCACCGCCTTGACAATCCGGCATCTCTTAAATGCAGGACCAGCAAAGAAAAAAATGAGTTTTTCTTCACTTCGGCGAACGTTCCCTTTCAAAGCTTTTCATTGAAGCTCATTCTTCTCCAAGCTTTTACTGATGAAGTTCGCACCTCTATCTTCACTTTAATGCTCTAAAGTGATTACACTATAAAATTTTTTTCAGTATAGCATACGACCTGATTTATGACAATGTCATTCATGCAACTTTTTCATCAATTCTTTTGCAACATTTGCCGGAATGCCGACAGATGTAATTTCCGCCATTGTTGCTTCCTTCATTTTTTTTACGGAACCAAATTGTTTAAGAAGCAGTTTTTTCCGTTTTTCACCAATTCCTGGTATATCGTCCAATAACGATTGAAAAGCATTTTTCCCCCGCAATTGACGGTGGAAAGTAATCGCAAATCTGTGCACTTCATCTTGGATTCGCTGCAGCAAATAGAATTCCTGGCTGTTCCGTTTTAGATTTATAACACTTAAAGGCTCTCCAAATAAAAGCTGTGAAGTTTTATGCTTTTCATCTTTTGCAAGGCCGGCAATTGGAATTTCCAGCCCAAGCTCATTCTCAAGTACATCCCTGGCAGCTTCAACATGGCCTTTTCCTCCATCAATAATAATCAAATCAGGCAATGGAAGACTTTCTTTTAAAACTCTCGTATATCTTCTTCGAACAACTTCCCTCATTGATTCATAATCATCAGGTCCTTGTACAGATTGAATTTTATATTTTCGATATTCTTTTTTCTCAGGTTTGCCGTCAATAAAGACAACCATAGCAGAAACGGGGCTTGTTCCCTGAATGTTCGAGTTATCAAAAGCTTCAATCCGATGAGGTGTATAAATTCCAAGCTGACGGCCTAAATTTTCAACGGCTTTTATCGTTCTCTCTTCATCCCGTTCAATTAGCGAAAACTTTTCCTGCAAGGCAATCTTTGCATTTTTCTCTGCCAATTTTACAAGCTCTTTCTTTTGGCCCCGCTTTGGTTTTAAAACTTTTACTTCAAGAAGCTTCTCCGCCATGTCTGTATCTACTGAGTCTGGAACTAAAATTTCTCTTGGTTTAAAGTGATTTGTTTTCGTATAAAATTGCCCCATAAATGTAAGAATTTCTTCCTCAGGTTCGTGATATAGCGGGAACAATGAAACATCACGTTCGATCAATTTTCCTTGCCTTATAAAAAATACTTGAACGCACATCCAGCCTTTTTCGACGGCATATCCAAATACGTCCCTGTCGGTGAAATCTGTCAGCGTCATTTTTTGTTTTTCCATTGTCGTTTCAATATGCGCAATTTTGTCTCGATATTCTTTTGCCCGTTCAAAATCAAGCTCTTCTGCAGCTGCCATCATTTTTTCAGCCAGTTCCTGTTTGATCTCTTTATATCCGCCATTCAAGAATCTTGTAATTTCATCGGTAATTGCTTTGTACTCTTCCTCTTCGACTTCTTTTACACAAGGGGCAAGACATTGTCCCATATGATAATACAAACAAACCCTGTCCGGAAGTGTTGAGCATTTTCGCAGCGGATAAATCCGATCAAGCAGTTTTTTTGTTTCATTCGCAGCTTGAACGTTCGGGTAAGGTCCAAAGTACTTTCCCTTATCTTTTGTTACTTTTCTGGTCGTAATAAGCCTTGGATGACGTTCACCGGTTAATTTGATAAACGGATAGCTTTTGTCATCTTTCAGCATGACATTATATTTCGGATCGTGTTTTTTAATTAAATTCATCTCAAGGATTAGAGCTTCAATATCTGAAGATGTTACAATATATTCAAAGTCTTCAATTTCATTTACAAGCCTAAGTGTTTTACCATCATGGGACCCGGTAAAATAGGAGCGAACCCGATTTTTCAACACTTTCGCTTTTCCGACGTAAATAATCGTTCCTTGCCGATCTTTCATTAAATAACAGCCGGGCTGATCCGGCAAAAGAGCGAGTTTATTCCTTATTGTTTCATTCATCTTGTTCACCCCCTGATGTATTTTTCCATTTATATAATATAACTTAAACTCAATATCAACAAAAACTAATTTTAAAATGCGGCTATTTGATAGCAAAAGAAAAAGGCTGACCTTTGCTACTTTTTAGCAACGTTGGGTCAACCTCTTTAAAAGACTTCTATCCAAGTTAAAATTTTTCTATTAAGCGTGTTTATTTAAGACTTCTGCAAGTGCTTCTTTTGGCTGGAATCCAATCACTTTATCCACTACTTCACCGTCTTTAAAAACGATTAAAGTAGGAATGCTCATCACGCCAAATTTAGCAGCTGTTTCTTGGTTTTCATCTACATCAATTTTAACGATTTTAACTTTGTCTCCCATTTCTTGGTCGAGCTCTTCCAATACAGGAGCAATCATTTTACAAGGACCGCACCATGGAGCCCAGAAATCTGCAAGTACTAATCCAGAACTTGTTTCTGCAGAAAATGTTTGATCTGTTGCATTTACTATCGCCATTTTACATGCCTCCTAATGTTCTAATGAAATATTAATTAACGAAAGTATATCACCGTTTATCATTTCTTTCTAATGATTTGCTTCGTTTTAACTTTTATTTCTTCAACTATTCTTTCCAAAAAAGCTTTTTGCGAAACAAGAAATTCCACTGCAATAACGAGTGCAATACCGCTCGTTTGAATATTAAGAGCGAACTTTTAGCTTTTTAAATTCTTCTGTAAGCAATGGAACAACTTCGAACAAATCTCCGACAATTCCATAATCAGCAACTTTAAAGATGTTTGCTTCCGGATCTTTGTTAATTGCTACAATTACTTTCGAGTTGGACATTCCAGCTAAGTGCTGAATAGCACCTGAAATGCCACAAGCGATATAAAGATCAGGTGTTACCACTTTTCCTGTTTGACCTATCTGTAAAGAGTAATCGCAATAGTCAGCGTCACACGCACCGCGGGAAGCACCAACAGCCCCGCCAAGTACTCTCGCAAGATCTTTTAAAGGCTCAAAACCTTCTGCGCTTTTCACTCCGCGCCCGCCAGCAACAATAACTTTGGCTTCTGATAAATCGACGCCTTCACTTGCTTTACGAACAACTTCTTTGATGATTGTACGTAAGTCTTTAATATCGACAGATAACGAAGTAACCTCTCCAGTCCGTGATTCATCCTTTTCAAGTGGGGGGATATTGTTAGGACGAATGGTTGCAAAGATCAATCCGTCAGTCACAATTTTCTTTTCAAAGGCTTTTCCGGAGTATATTGGCCTTGTGAACACTAAGTTGCCGCCTGCTTCTTCGATTCCTGTAACATCTGAGATTAAGCCAGAGTTTAGTTTACTGGCAATTTTCGGCGATAAATCCTTACCCAATGCCGTATGTCCGAAAACAATGCCTTCTGGATTTTCTGATTCAATTACTGCCATTAATGCTTGAGAATATCCATCCGGTGTATATTGTTTTAATTTTTCATCTTCAACTACAACTACGCGGTCAGCTCCGTAATGGATCAATTCAACTCCTAAAGCGCTTACAGCTTCGCCAATTAATACTCCGACAACTTCGCCGCCTTCTGCAACCATTTTTGCAGCTGCAATTGCTTCAAAAGAAACGTTGCGTAATGAACCGTCACGGACTTCGCCTAATATTAATACTTTTCTCGCCATTTGTTTTACCTCCTGCATTTAATTGTCAAGTTCACGTTTAGACTACTTTAGCTTCAGTGTGTAGAAGATGAACGAGTTCTTTCACTTGATCTGCAATATCCCCTTCAAGAACCTTTCCTGCTTCTTTTTTAGGCGGCAGATAAATTTCAATTGTTTTTGTCTTCGCTTCAACATCATCTTCTTCTAGATCAAGATCATCAAGTTCCAATTCGTCGAGCGGTTTTTTCTTCGCCTTCATGATTCCCGGTAAAGATGGGTATCTCGGTTCATTTAAACCTTGCTGAGCAGTCACAAGAAGCGGTAGGCTTGTTTCAATCACTTCTGAGTCTCCTTCTACATCTCTGACAACGGTTACATTTCGTCCTTCGATTTCAAGCTTTGTAATAGTCGTTACGTACGGAATATTTAACAATTCAGCAACGCGAGGTCCAACCTGTCCTGAGCCGCCGTCAATGGCTACGTTTCCAGCAAGAATTAAATCTGCTTCTTTATCTTTCAAATATTCAGCCAAAATTTTAGCAGTTGTAAACTGATCGCCATTCTTAATATCATCTTCTGTATTAATTAATACAGCTTTATCGGCTCCCATAGCTAATGCTGTACGCAACTGCTTTTCTGTTTCTTCATTACCGATGGAAATGACAGTAATTTCGCCGCCGTGAGCATCGCGGACTTGAATCGCTTCTTCAATTGCATACTCATCATAAGGATTGATAATGAACTCAGCGCCATCCTCATTGATTTTGCCGCCGGAGATGGTGATCTTTTCTTCAGTGTCAAATGTTCTCTTCATCAATACAAAGATGTTCATGTTTACCCTCCTAAATTATCAAAAAGTTTATCAGTTCGAAAGATTAAAAAAATTTAAGTTAAAGCAACAATAGACATATATATGACAGTGGAAAGAAATTCACGTTCGCATGTTTTGCCAATTATTCACTTCCCTTTAAAAGAAGGCTCTCTCTTTTCAATAAATGCACGAATGCCTTCTTGCGCATCTTCGGATACGAACACTTTCCCGAATAGCTCAGCTTCTTTTTTAACTCCACTATAAAACTCTTTTGTTTTTGCATAGTTTAATAGCTGGATTGCCGCTTTAATCGAAACAGGGCTTTTCTTCGCAATTTTTTTCGCAATCCGATATGCATTATCGAGCAGCTCGTTTTCCGGATATGCATGGTTGGCAAGCCCAAATTGGACTGCTTCTGTTCCGGTGATCGGTTCACTCGTAAACAACATTTCCGCTGCCCTTGCAATTCCGACATAACGAGGAAGACGCTGTGTACCTGCAAAACCTGGAATTAAGCCAAGCTGTAATTCTGGTAATCCTAGCTTAGCGTTTTCGCTCACAAGGCGGAAATGGCACGCCATCGCAAGCTCAAGCCCACCGCCAAGAGCAGCTCCATGTATCGCTGCAATTAATGGTTTGCTGAAGGTTTCCATTCTTTCAAACAAATTCTGGCCGTATTCAGCTAAATTTGCGAAGTCGTCTCCTGTTTGAAACGTTGTAAATTCCTTAATATCAGCTCCGGCAGAAAAAAATTTACCCTCGCCATGAATCAATACAACTCGAATTTCATCATTTGATTCCACTTCGTCCAATACAGCTGATAATTCTTTCAACAGGCTTGAAGAAAGAGCATTTGCCGGCGGCCTCTTAATTGTAATAGTTGCCACCATATCTGAATGTGACCAACTTAAATTCTCCACTATATCCCCTCCTTAATTTTGACAGCCTACCCCTTTGATCTAAATCCTCCGCATCCGTGAATCAGCAATTCGTGGACTTTTTTAGAAAGTGCGGTCAAATCGTATTTTTGACCATTCATGACCCATGTTGTAACAGTTTCATCAATGGTTCCAAAAATCATTTGCCTTGCTAACCGAACATCTAAAGTGCTGGAAAATTCCCCGTTTTCTTTTCCTTCGATTAGGATTTTATCAACTACTTTTAAATATCCTTTCAGCACTTCGTTAATCTTTAAGCGAAGGTCTTTATTCGATTGCCTGAGCTCCAGCTGGGTAACAATAGCAAGATGCGGGTCATCAGAAAGTATTTTAAAATGATTTTCAATCAGCGTTAATAATTTCTCTGTCGCTTTCTCTTTTCCTGCAATTTCTTCTTCAATCTTTTCTACAAAATACCCCATTTTATCTTGAAAGAGAGAAATGAGAATATCCTCTTTGTTTTTGAAATATAAGTAGATCGTTCCATCCGCTACTCCAGCTTGTTTGGCAATTTTCGATACTTGCGCTTGGTGATAGCCATTTTCGGCTATGACGGTCACTGCAGCATCGATAATTTGCCGGTATTTCGGTTTATTTTTCTTCAACCCTTCCCCCTCTTTCTACAAGCAATAAGCGCTTTGGTAAAACCTTCTTCTATCTGAATCATTCACTTTTTTATTAAAATGAATGAATAATCATTCATATTTTTATAATAATTCTG from Bacillus methanolicus MGA3 includes the following:
- the uvrC gene encoding excinuclease ABC subunit UvrC encodes the protein MNETIRNKLALLPDQPGCYLMKDRQGTIIYVGKAKVLKNRVRSYFTGSHDGKTLRLVNEIEDFEYIVTSSDIEALILEMNLIKKHDPKYNVMLKDDKSYPFIKLTGERHPRLITTRKVTKDKGKYFGPYPNVQAANETKKLLDRIYPLRKCSTLPDRVCLYYHMGQCLAPCVKEVEEEEYKAITDEITRFLNGGYKEIKQELAEKMMAAAEELDFERAKEYRDKIAHIETTMEKQKMTLTDFTDRDVFGYAVEKGWMCVQVFFIRQGKLIERDVSLFPLYHEPEEEILTFMGQFYTKTNHFKPREILVPDSVDTDMAEKLLEVKVLKPKRGQKKELVKLAEKNAKIALQEKFSLIERDEERTIKAVENLGRQLGIYTPHRIEAFDNSNIQGTSPVSAMVVFIDGKPEKKEYRKYKIQSVQGPDDYESMREVVRRRYTRVLKESLPLPDLIIIDGGKGHVEAARDVLENELGLEIPIAGLAKDEKHKTSQLLFGEPLSVINLKRNSQEFYLLQRIQDEVHRFAITFHRQLRGKNAFQSLLDDIPGIGEKRKKLLLKQFGSVKKMKEATMAEITSVGIPANVAKELMKKLHE
- the trxA gene encoding thioredoxin, with the protein product MAIVNATDQTFSAETSSGLVLADFWAPWCGPCKMIAPVLEELDQEMGDKVKIVKIDVDENQETAAKFGVMSIPTLIVFKDGEVVDKVIGFQPKEALAEVLNKHA
- a CDS encoding electron transfer flavoprotein subunit alpha/FixB family protein, which codes for MQEVKQMARKVLILGEVRDGSLRNVSFEAIAAAKMVAEGGEVVGVLIGEAVSALGVELIHYGADRVVVVEDEKLKQYTPDGYSQALMAVIESENPEGIVFGHTALGKDLSPKIASKLNSGLISDVTGIEEAGGNLVFTRPIYSGKAFEKKIVTDGLIFATIRPNNIPPLEKDESRTGEVTSLSVDIKDLRTIIKEVVRKASEGVDLSEAKVIVAGGRGVKSAEGFEPLKDLARVLGGAVGASRGACDADYCDYSLQIGQTGKVVTPDLYIACGISGAIQHLAGMSNSKVIVAINKDPEANIFKVADYGIVGDLFEVVPLLTEEFKKLKVRS
- a CDS encoding electron transfer flavoprotein subunit beta/FixA family protein translates to MNIFVLMKRTFDTEEKITISGGKINEDGAEFIINPYDEYAIEEAIQVRDAHGGEITVISIGNEETEKQLRTALAMGADKAVLINTEDDIKNGDQFTTAKILAEYLKDKEADLILAGNVAIDGGSGQVGPRVAELLNIPYVTTITKLEIEGRNVTVVRDVEGDSEVIETSLPLLVTAQQGLNEPRYPSLPGIMKAKKKPLDELELDDLDLEEDDVEAKTKTIEIYLPPKKEAGKVLEGDIADQVKELVHLLHTEAKVV
- a CDS encoding enoyl-CoA hydratase, which produces MENLSWSHSDMVATITIKRPPANALSSSLLKELSAVLDEVESNDEIRVVLIHGEGKFFSAGADIKEFTTFQTGDDFANLAEYGQNLFERMETFSKPLIAAIHGAALGGGLELAMACHFRLVSENAKLGLPELQLGLIPGFAGTQRLPRYVGIARAAEMLFTSEPITGTEAVQFGLANHAYPENELLDNAYRIAKKIAKKSPVSIKAAIQLLNYAKTKEFYSGVKKEAELFGKVFVSEDAQEGIRAFIEKREPSFKGK
- a CDS encoding TetR/AcrR family transcriptional regulator, translated to MKKNKPKYRQIIDAAVTVIAENGYHQAQVSKIAKQAGVADGTIYLYFKNKEDILISLFQDKMGYFVEKIEEEIAGKEKATEKLLTLIENHFKILSDDPHLAIVTQLELRQSNKDLRLKINEVLKGYLKVVDKILIEGKENGEFSSTLDVRLARQMIFGTIDETVTTWVMNGQKYDLTALSKKVHELLIHGCGGFRSKG